DNA sequence from the Xenopus tropicalis strain Nigerian chromosome 4, UCB_Xtro_10.0, whole genome shotgun sequence genome:
TTTTTAAAGTCCATAAAAAATTGCCTGCCCCTTTAAAGTCCTGATATACTATGTATAattataaaatggtattttttgTTCTTGTCCTTTACCATAAAATGAAAAGGTGCTTGAAATTCCTGGCATTCCTTTCTATTTAGCAGCATGTTTACTTTTAATCACTTGGTTATTAGGATTAGCACTAGTCATTACTTCAAGCTCATTTAGTGAAAGCAAATTACCTCCTACAGACTCAAGCCTGCAttcttttacagaaaaaaattaccTTAGTGAGGAATCCATACCTTGTTGGCATTTATTAtgtaatatacacatttataattatGGATTTTAGAACAGACTGAATTTCTACACTGTAACATCATATTGTAAATTGCATGCTTCATAACTCTTTAGGTGTCAGATGTTTAAAGTGAGAATTTTTAAGTTTACTTGTTTAGCTGTATGCACTTTCATGCAATCTGTAAACACAATTCAATAGTGCTACTTTCTAACGAAAGGGGTTGCTTTAGAGATCACAGCACTGTTGGTTTGAATTAGCCTTTACAGATTGTGTTTTAACAGTAACCATGTGGAAAGTGCATGCATTTTTGTGCCAACACATACAGTGAAGGGTTTTATTAAATCACATGAATATTTTACTATTGGTAATGTTCTGTCTGCAATTAGATTATCCATTTTGTGTACCTACCCAAATTTCTATTTTatagtatatatctatataaattgTTGTTGAACAATAGTATCCTCAAAAGTCAGAGGCTGTCAAAAAGTGCTAGGGGCCGTAAGATGACAACAGCTGGAGAGCATAAGCATGGACATTCCTAGCTATATAGAGTTATGCAAACTAATGGTGCAATCCAACAAAAGAACTGCATACAATGAATATGTGAAGGTATTTGAAAAGATGGTTATTCAACACAGTTTAATTTGCAGAAATATTTTGAAACACGTGTTAATGAACTTACAGCTTTGTAAGCCACAGTGCCAGGTTACCATCATCTGCCTGCCAGGGTAGTGTTAGGTGTACAATGTTCTTATACTGATTTCAATAAATATTGACAATAGAAACCTTATGTCTACACTAAAGTTATGTGTAAACTAGAAattctacacacacacatatatatatatatatatatatatatatatatatatatatatatagacttataattaaaaatgaagaagaaATGCGAGTCAAGTTATATGTATAAATAGGTAAATAGTTTTATTAATTGATTAATTCCATAAATAAATTCTTTAATTCattgaatataaaaattaaaccattttacAATTATTCCAGTATTACATTTGTCACAAAAAGCtacatttttgataaataaaacacatttaattaaagaaaaaaaaaaagacacactgATTTCTGTTTGCTAAAGAATTGCTGGATTGTAATAGCTGCCACAGATGAACGCTTCTGAAGCGTGCTCCATCAGGAAGGAATGTAACTTTCAACTTGTTTTGGAACAAGTTTACAGAGTTTCGGTCTTTCACTAAAGAGAATGTGGAAACACTTAACCCTTTGTGTACAAGAAAGGCCACCAACAGGCTACAATGCAAGTGCTGAGGTCCTTTCTAGCATTCAAGGGAAtggtcaccagaaaaaaaaaatactaagcaGATAATTTACTAACGGAAAAacagaaaattattattattatgctccAAACAAAGAAGCAATCAGTTAGCTCCATTATGAAGCATTAAAATGTTTCAGTCTGTTGCAACAAAGTCCAGATCACGTATGCACATTGGAAGTTCAAAGTACCCCAAATCGTCCATAGATGGCACTGCAATAGTTTGACAACAGTAAATTCCCCATTTTCTCAAGTTTAAGcaagtgtccctttaaagcatATAGCATTTAGTCTCTGAATTTGTGGATATCATTGAATAATCTGTAGTAAGGATAGGCTTCATTTGCATGTGGGCAGTTGTAGTTGCATCTACATGACTGGATCATCATGACATTTTTAGTAAAGGTCTCCCCATCCTCACAACGGAATCGGATCTTGACAGTCCTTGTCTGTTGTGGAGTGCAGCACCTTCCATCCACACAAGATCCACAATATTTTGGACGATATTTCTTTACACTGGAACATCCGGCATAGGTGTATCTCACTGGAGCTTGAGATTTTTTTGTCTTGGTGCATTTCTTTCCCTTCTGgagaaaacagtaaaaaaagaaGTGTTTTAGTAATGAtctcacaaaagaaaaaaaaaaaaaaagaagaacaaaGGAGCAAAGGAAAGAGTCCTTAAAAGTCTGACTGCcaaaatcaaaaacatttttacctTTAAACTTGTATAGCTTGGCTGGCCACATGGTCGGACCTCACAGATTCTTGTCTCTCTCACTAGTCTGCAGTTGCTATTATCATTTGTGACTCTCGTAGAGATACCAGTTCCACAGGTCTTTGAGCACTGAGACCACGATGTGGTTTGAACAATGCATTTCGAGTTCTCGACAACATGACTTTGTGGGTCAGAGCCAAAAACTGCAAAGACAGAAAATAAGGCAAAGCTTATAATAGGCATGTAAGGACACTTTCAGAATACACTAGGACTGGTTTTCCCTAGACATACTCATTACATATTAATGCCAGACATACTGACCCTAATAAGAAAAAGCTACTAAAAACTTTGGTAACAGTGTAAATAGCAAGGGCTGAAAGAATACTTACCAGGTAGCATTTTTAGTCCTCCTTTCACGACAGCAACAAATTCATTTTTCCTTGTAAGTTCTCCTTCACTGGTATCCATTCCAAATTCTTTGTTGAAAAAGTCTACAATCTCGTCGACTGGGTCTTTGGCTTCATCGCAGACCCACTCCTCACAGCACTGCCCTGGAACCTTCACCAGCCTTGGATTTGGGCAGCCCAAGTTAGGCAGGGATAATTCTTGAGGGCACAAAGGAAGGCAACCAACAGCTCCATCTATGCATGTGCACTGATGCTTGCAGTTTGGCTGAAAACTTTCTCCGTTCTGGTAGATTTTGGAATTGTACTCGCAAGGTCTCCCTTCTGATTTTGCtgcagagaagaaaaaaaaatgttttaattgatgCTAATTTCAGGTTTCCAATCATTCAGGTGTGTGCAGTAAAATGGCTCTGCTATAATGTTTCCTACAATCCCCCAGTGGCTATAACATGGAACAATAAATCAGTTAGGAATTACTTTTccgtatgttttttttttttttgctcaaaccCAGACATTCCAGACTGCTGAAATCATATGCCTTTCTGCCAAGCCTGCATCAACAAAGTATAACCATACATGGATTCAGATTTACTGAACTCCTTGACTATTCCATGCACTTACAATCTGATATGGCTCTAATCTAAGAAGGAAATCTGTAATGCAGAGCTGTAGTCAGAGAGTGTGGCTCACAGCCTACTTACCTCTACATATTCCCTTAATAGCTCTGGAACTGGCTCCAAAATTGCATTCAAGTCCCTTGGTGTGATCACAAGGATGAGTTTTGCTGCAATCTTCATTAAGTTGCTTAGCACAGACTTTGCAACATCCACAACCATCCAGAACCATTCCAACTCCTGGGGCACATTTGGGTACTTCCACTGGACACTGGCACACAGCTGGGCATGATGACACAGCCTGCAATAAATCAATAAACACAGTTACATATAAGCTGAAAGAGACTTATTACAGACAAAGTTACCTATAGTTAACTTAGTAGCAGGTGAGATACTGTATTACATTAGGTCAAACAGTACACTTAGAATCTAATAAAGCAACATGAAATTACTGTGGCATTAACACTAATAGAAAAAAACTTTATTCCACGTGGTAGACATTCACACTTACCAAGTCAATGATTCCAGAGAGAAGGGCAACAGCGAGGATGGGGTTAAGTGCTAGGAAGCTCATTTTCCCTGTAGTGTGGTCAGTAAAGTGGGCAAAAATACTGAAGAGAGGCTGTTCCTTTTGACTGGGCAGATGCCTTCTCTGCGTCCGTGAAGGATGAGTTTAAGGTCTCTGTCTCCTTGGCTCTGCTGAGGAACTAGGGAAACTCGTGTCTGCTGAAGAGCCTGAGTGGGTCTGTGGCCCTGTGTCTAGCTGAAAGGGAAGAGGGCTTTGTCTTTGTGCTTCTTGCCCTATAGCCCGTATTGAAGAGTCTGAGCAATCTGATCAGCTCTGGGCGCCTCTGCTCCTTATATAGGCGGCCGCCGTGCGTGACGTAAGCGCTGCCAGCATTCAGAAAACATTTCAGGAATGCGCCTGGGCTCGAATGGCGTCCAAGAACCTCCCTGTCTAATGGGAGCTCTCTGTCTCACAAGGAGGGGTGCAAAATGCACTCCAGTCTTTGCGCTCAAAGACCGTTTtcttcaggaaaaaaaatgtctaaaaagcCTCCGTGTGTTTTTCAGAAATTGTATAAACAATTTAtgggtttccttttttttttggctaGTGGGGTGGAATTTATTGGCCCACTTAGGGCTGGGCCTTAGAGAAAGCTTTATGGAAAGTTAGTCTGAAGTGAAAAAATGCCTCCTCATGAATTAGAATGTTCCACACAGCGCTGTTTACCAGACCCAACGTCTAAAGTTATTAACCACTTCAGGGAGAGACCTAATGATGCAGTAACCTTGCTCCCATCATCCACTTACAGCCTCTTCTGTAAATGGgtcctgggatttgtagttttatacaGCAGAGTCCCACAGCTTGAAATTTCCTAGCCAATGCTTAGAGCTACAGTGTGCAGCTTCCATGGGTAAATAACTTACAGTTATTTATGTTGGAACTTAATTAAGCTCTACACTGCAGGGACTTGAATCCTTCTGTGTCACTCAGTGCATGGCAATTAATATGTGCATGTTTATTACAATTTTTGTGTGTACGTCTCTATATTGTTAAACTGTACAGTTCTGAATATCCttgcagtgctatataaataaagtatcaAATACAACATACAAATCATCAGAGGCACTTgatgctttaaaggggatatttacCCAAAACTGTTTTTGTATAATGGAAGAATATGTAATTCTCTAATACACAGTAATTAAAGCATTTTAGTGGTTTTGAAGATATTAGCAagtgtaattgcagttgaaagtaatatttaaatatttatttagccctttCTGCTCTTTATGCAATCAACAGGAGTTAGTTCTAAAGGAGAGCTGTTTAtcagctgccttctgctacattgtttcaggtgtCATAACCAGCAATGCAAAGAATGTAATAAACTGGACAGATAATGCTTCTGTAGGAATTAAAAacatacctttaaaggagaactaaaggttgTTTCCCTAACTAGAAAACTGCACTAGTCCAGGGTAATTCTGTACATAACAGAATGAGTTTAGactgggaagttgcttagatttaGATTTTCTTTTAATAACTCATTTAGAAATTTGGACACAATAAACTCATTTGGATCTTCTATCTTCTCTATTCCAGTACTGTTAAGCAATAAaggtaattaaaagaaaaaaacaatgctTTGCTGTACAGAAGTGGCTAAAGTTAGTTCCAGTCTGAGCCAATGTGATAAGCACTTAATGACTCACTGGACAGGTTGCCTGATGTCATTTGGTGTTGACCTCTAACAGCCCAGGCGGGAGGTCCCTGATGTCTCTGCTAATCTTTAACAACAGGTGTCTCTTCATCTTCTCAATGCTGGAAACCTTTTCGGTGGCAGAAAAAAACACTGAACTCATGCAATGGGTGTTATAAACCTCATGCGGTATatacatttttctgcattgataaaACTATGATCTTCTGTCTCTTATTTAAACTCAATGGAATGATGCGGTTATTAATAATATGTACATTAACCACACAAAGGTTAGAGTATCATTCTGACTGTAAGTGTTTACATCACTACTTGTGTGGCCTGTGTATAAGGATTATTATTTGGAATAACTGAAATGTTAGATCACATATATTTATAGAAACAATGGCACCGAATGGAATCTGAAAGTGCTAATTAAATGAAGAGTGTCTTTTTCCACCTCAGCTACTATATGGCAGTTACAAACAACTTCAAGAAAAGATTCTGATATAACAGAAAATGTGCTCTTGCAACCCCCTTTGGAAAGTTATTCAAAATGTCACTCCCTCTATTTAACTACAGTACATTTGGGGTACACTAAAATAAAGAGGGTGGAAGAAGACTGCACTTTGATTTGGAAACGGTAAAGAAACTTAGACAGTTTAGGTTTGGGACTGAGTctgatttgtctttttttcccttcatgCAGCTAAGTATTTCCAGATGGTGGATCAGAATCCAGACGTAACAATATTGCCATATTTGGTATAGCAGTAGCCTGCGTTTTTCACATATTTCTGCCCCTGTTATCCAACCACAAAACATTCTCGACAGTTTAAGATGCTGTTAAATATAGACTTGACTTATGTTCCAGGAGCAGGAAATTCTGTGGAATTCCTGTCTTTTTCACGCAATCTGTCTATCATGATATACTTGAAAACAGACTTGGACAAATCCAACTGGCCTTATGGGTTTGTTTCAGATATGAATATAAGTCAGGAGTTCCAGGCTCCTGCCCCACAGCATTTAAATAAGTGACATGCCAGGAATTTCTAAAATCAGATTAGTTTAGAATTTAGACAAAGACAAGATCCTTTCATAGCCAGCTACATATTAACCCAAACCCTCCACCCATTAGCCATGAGAAAGAACCCACCCAGGGCTTCACTCTTTCTTATTAACCTGTTTGCTAAAGATTTCAACAGTGTGAGCTCATCAAGGAGATCAGTGGCTGCTCCCAGCGCCCGCCCTGCCTAAAGGAACTCTACTGTGTGCAGGGGGAATGGGATCCCCTGCTGCTTCTTCTCAGCTTAGTGCAAGTGGTCAAAGCCTATTGTTGGACTTAATGATGAAGAAGATGAATATCACTGGGGGATGTGGTAAGTGATcaaatactttattttaaatttggTTTTTGACAGTTTTATGTAACATACCCAGAAACTAACTGCACTTTATTAAGTGAATGTGTTTTGCTAAGAAGGGTATTTTCAGTACTAAACTTACAGAATGATAGGCAGTTGGGTACAAATGAGGCTGAGTGGTGAGGACATTCATTGGATTCACTACCTCACCCTTTAAGAATTGGGATATTTTTTATGCAGTCTGCAAAAATGCTTCCAACCTCCCCCCTGATTTTGCCCCAGCCACCCAGTCGCAGAGGGATAATGTCTGTCTTTGTAGTGAGAGAATCTTTTTCCCTCGTTAGGTAAATAAAGAGACATGAGGAAGCCATCTGCTGACCGCTGTGCAGCGGGGGAGGCAGACATCTAGCTGGAAGGATGAGCCATACCATTCTGCACGGGGTGTTTATATAGTAGTTAAATATAGAGCAGGCTAATCGCATGTATACATGCACCCGGGTGAATTGTGTGTGCTTCAGTCCTTCCAGATGGAGGTCTTCTCTAGCATCTCTCCGCCCCCTCACTCCTAATAAGGGAACTTTGCTAAAGTTTTCTCCTTTACTCGGCTACTATCGCTGCTAAGGAAGTTTAACCTCTCGATACCAGGTACATTTATAGGCTCCTTGGGTTTCATTGTCGAAATGGAATATCCTAATATTTTTGTGTACTTAGAGAAGATGCCTGACCGTTGTTTTATAGCTGTAAAAAAAAGCAGGTACATCCTAACAGTATGGTGCTGTGCAACCAGGAGATCAAATTTTGTGATTATTATTTAGATTGGGGGTTTCCAACCTATGATTTTCCAGCTGTTAAACTACAGCTACCAGGAAATGGCTGTTCAGGTGTTCTgacagttgtagtttaacaatagCTGGGATGTTACAGGCTGGACATCACTTACTTAGATGTTTAATAGACATTCCAAGTTGTTTACATTTCTTGTTTACATTTTCCTTCAAGTTACAAGTTAATTGAAAAAATTTGAACTATAACTCAGTTTGACTGCAACATCTCTTTGGGCAGGTTACTGCAGCAAAAAGGGTTACATTCATATCCCCTCTTTTTAATCGGTTGTACACCCCCTTGTTAAACATGAGTGCAAATAATAGGGCTTGCgccgaacatactttttgccttttgttttaatcatgaaaaatctattattttttgttatttcatgagCTAAACAGTATAAAAAGCAAAACTGATTTAACTTTCAAGGACCAAACATGTTGTAGCTgcaatttccctgtttgccctatttagctcaaaaaataacaaaGACCATAGATTTGATATGattaaaacaaaggaaaaaaaaggatgttcagcacaagctgtATTCAGTGAGCTCATattaaacaagggggtatactgcacCTTTAATGGCTCAGAGCACACACATAGAAGTGATGTCACCTCCCGGGCTGATTCCAGCAGTGACCCATATTTGGTGATACCCAGGGGTGCGTCATAGTGGTGCTTGTAGTGGGATATAGGAAATCAGAGGTCAGGAGTGCACATACCAGATATGATGGGTCATTCAGGAGAATCCTTGTGCAGTCCTCACCATTCCTTAACTCATCTGCGTGGGTGTTATGAATGATTGTAAATGGAAAAGCTTTGCATCTGGAAACTGTTTATTctccattacttttttttttatcacttagcGGAAATGTAATGATTAGGAAAATGTTAGCTCATTGTTTGTTTCATAATTGTTTTACAAGGAACTACACATCTAAAAAACCTTCACTGGGGGGAAGGAAAACACTTCACCATACTAACTTTTACAGTACTTTATCAGCTTATATGTACTTATATGCTCTCCATTTAACATTGTCCAGCTAGAGGCAATCATACAGGTAGGAAAATCCATGAGAAGAGACATGAATTAATATGTTTATAGCTGCGTATAATTGCAGGCCAGTATTTGGTCACATGCATTGACAGTGGTACCAGAATGGCAGTTGCTGGTACTCACTTTCCATTATTGCTAGTGGAAATTATCATGTGTGTGGCACATATGCATTACCATAATGCCCAAAATTCAAAAGGCAGTGTGTGCCAAAATTATTGACATGTCAATATAAGTTGTGTCTGTGTTCATTTTTTGTGTCCATTTCTTTGGATTCAAAAAAAACTCAGTAGTGATGTATTTTTTATGCAGTTGATTTGGGTTGGTAGCACAAAAATTTACAGACCAGTCCATAAGTAAATGTTTTTGaagtatttatcttttttttatacagaacagTCGTTCTGGACATTATATTTGTGGATGCAATCACCTGTGTTTTTAAAGTGcaccaatgatgcagaaaggttGGGTAAGTCAAGCAACAATGGATAACATTTTACCCTATATGTGAGAAAAGGAAAAGTTAGGTATATTTTGTACGTTATAATTTTAGGAGGCATTTATAAAACTCACATGATCTCTTTCTGCCTAACTAAGAGTtatagagctgaaagcaggaagtagtgttctggctattatgttagacatctgctcactccagccattatagaatacatttttgcctaactatactagaattttttttttattttgcacagtctctCCAttatacccagtttcatttttagactgaacttttcctttaggctgatggcagacgaggtaTAGgatggatattttcggcaagcggaaaagcccttgctgaaaataccaccctacgcctcctacatgtgcctgcaaccgaatgaatgagatacgcatgggtgcaggcacgtgtagcctaaatatgcataaaaacatgagagaatgcaaagtctcgcgtttttatgcgtatttcggctacatgtgcctgcacccgaacgtattccattcattagGAGGGGTAGGGCGGAACTACTGTGGGTGCACTCTGGGCCCGAAGGGGGGTGGGCATGGTATGTTGCCAGTCATGAACTGTCCCTAGCAGCTTGTATGTTTGGCGTGTGTGCCAGGTTGGTTCTTTTGTGTTCAACCACACACAAGGATGGCAGCATTATACTATACTGCTGATTTGTCCAGGACAAACAAGCAGATCCTAAAgcggatctaaacccaaaaaaggaGTTTATGTAAACTTAATCAGAGTGTTTGTTtgagcacatttgcaatttacattcattttctatttttagcaaTTCCTTAGGTATTTGCAGTTTATACTTTTAATACCAGGCTGTTGGCTCAACTCTAGGGCTAATTGAATCCAGAAGGTGCATAGACAGTGTCACTTTATTTAAAATTGACATTGGTTTGACAGTTATTTCTAAACAGGGACAtgaactacagagaaagcagacccttgCAGTGTAGGGAACCCAGTAAGGTCCTTGTTAATGAGCAATTTTGCTATATCTTGATGCAATTGATATtggcaatgttttggggccctaaattgaattagctatggggcccagtaacatccagttacaccactgtttcTAAATGCTATTtcggttaaaggggatgttcaccttaaaaattagcttttagtatgatgtagacattgatattctgagacaatttgtaattggttttcattttttgtagtttttcagttatttagctttagcagctctccagtttggaatttcagcagctatctggcttcTAGGGTTttgattaccttagcaactaggcagtggtgtgaatgagagactaaaaCATGAATAGAAAagggactaaataaaaagataaagaataaaaagtaacaataaaaattaaattgtggCCTCAAAGAGGCtagcagggtcagtgacctctatGTGAAAAGATTTCGACaacgaaggcaaataattcaataattataaaaaataaacaacaaagacACAATGCAAGTTGCTAGGAACagtacattttataacatactaaaagttattttaaagtgaGCCACCccttctgactcttaaaacaatgcagcagaagccatgCCTTCTCCGGCCAGGACTCCATCTCCCACAATGCTACTCAATTCTACATTATCAGAACCAGCAATAAGGAGAACAGAAAGGTACAGACAAATCTAGCTTacagcagcaattacatttacaaataactctaaaacccattaaaaaatatttgattaatgtATGTGAAACTGTGGAACATTGCTAAGCCTGAGTGGAATGAAACTTTAAGTTTAATGGGGGAGAAATAATGTATCTCTCAATAGAATTCTGAAGTAATTAATGTTGTACCAAATTATGAACAGTTTTCAGCTTTTCTTATTTAGCAATCTGAAACCATGCTCCCTCCCTTTAAGCAATTACACTGAATTATAATGTATAGGatttatgtttttgcatttgaTGTAGGTGTTTAAAATTTGAAGTCTGCTGCTAATCAGTGGAAAAGCAACCAGTTATTATGTGTATGATAACTTAATTTTCTGCAAACATAATAATACAACTCTAACCTTTTTTGGGCATTATATagaggtgattttttttacagtcaTGTAAAGTAACTTGTTATCCTTTTATATAATTTGCTAGTATTTTGGCAAAAGAAAGATAAAGGTAAGGTTAGTTACTTAACTATTTCTCTGGCAGAACAGCTCTAAAGGGGGTTAATGAGAAGAAtgaatgcagccttttcatttaaGTCCTGTAGGTGGCCAACATTTCCGTGGGAATGTCTCCTGTCCTAGGAAGTAACTAGCTTAGCTTGGGACATGCGTCAGCCCCTAGGAATGTATCAGACACAGCAGAGAAAGATTCTTTGTGCTGCTTCATGGCTAATATGAAGCAGACGTAGTCTCAGAATGCCACTGGAATTTGGAAGAGGTGACCAAATGAATTTATAGATTTTTATCCTTAGCAAAACTCAGCATGCCAGTTTTACTTATGATCTTAAATATCCACTATGTTTCCATCAAATTgttgattatttttctttcttttgtcttttgtGATAACCCTTTCTAAAGGGATGGTTACATTTACTTTCTTTGAGTTAAAGTAAAGCATGAGGGTCCACACTAGGTTTAGGCAGAAGaagtacctgcctagcaccctcccaccattgcgccctaggcaggtgcctcttctacctacccctagttccggccctggtcatAGACAGAGAATCTTTAGTTAAAAATGCAAGATGTGGTAGAGCTGCATATAACTCTGTAGGTTTGTTATACTaaagtttaaagggaaaatatgtccCCTCgttcagttgggcttatgcagAAAAAGGTGAAAAACACAATCTGGACttctaaaattatatatatataaatatctttacACAGTTATACATGATATCACAGATTGAAAGGGAACCGTGATAGTTTGCCTGTGCTCAGAGGGACCATTTACCCCATCCTTCGGCTTACAGAGTAATCCAACCACTCCCTCACCTTGTTcagttgtgaagtgatggattctgggactttccATAGAAagtgctttccatagtgggtggtttATTTGGTGAACATTTGCCAAGGTTGCATTACTCGTAGCATGAAAATGTCTGCATAATATGTAG
Encoded proteins:
- the ccn1 gene encoding small ubiquitin-related modifier 3 precursor; protein product: MSFLALNPILAVALLSGIIDLAVSSCPAVCQCPVEVPKCAPGVGMVLDGCGCCKVCAKQLNEDCSKTHPCDHTKGLECNFGASSRAIKGICRAKSEGRPCEYNSKIYQNGESFQPNCKHQCTCIDGAVGCLPLCPQELSLPNLGCPNPRLVKVPGQCCEEWVCDEAKDPVDEIVDFFNKEFGMDTSEGELTRKNEFVAVVKGGLKMLPVFGSDPQSHVVENSKCIVQTTSWSQCSKTCGTGISTRVTNDNSNCRLVRETRICEVRPCGQPSYTSLKKGKKCTKTKKSQAPVRYTYAGCSSVKKYRPKYCGSCVDGRCCTPQQTRTVKIRFRCEDGETFTKNVMMIQSCRCNYNCPHANEAYPYYRLFNDIHKFRD